CCTGTATTTCTGTAACCTCGCTATTAAAATCTAGCTTTACATTGGCCATAACCACGACATTGCCATAGCCATAAACTGTGGAAAGAAAATCTGTAATACTCTTTTCTAGGTCTTCTTTTACTGCCTGTTGTAAAGACAACTGATCAGTAGGTCCAAAGGTATCGGAAGAATCAGAAGAAGTGGTATTTAATACCCGTCCGTCTGGTCCATGTACCGTTACATTTTCTGGATTAAGCCCCTGTACAGCATTAGAAACTAGAAGTGTAATTCCTGTTACACTATTGGGATCAAGTGTAGTGTTGTAATCTAAGTTTAAAAAGACCGAAGCTGTGGCGCTCTGATCTTGTGTAGTACGAATAAAACCTGTGTTTTCTGGTATAGAAAGCGTAACATAGGATTTATTAATGCCAGGAATTTCTTCTATGATTTTACTAAGCTCATTACCCAGCGCAACGATAAATTCCTTTGATTTTTCTTCACTGGTTTTCATAAAACTATTTCCAGAAAAAAAATCCTCATAGGAGAACCTTGCTTGGGGTAGTCCTTCAGTGGCAACCACGACTTGTGCCCTTTGATAGTCTGGTTTTTGTACTAATATGGTGCTACTGGTTTCCCCAAGTTTTGCTCTTATCCCACTGCCCTCTAAGGTATTCATAATCTCTCCTGCCTGTTTAGCATCAAGATTGCTGTAGAGTACAACATACTGCGGCCTTGTAAAATAATAAATAATTGCTGTTAAAGTAATCAAAATTAAAGCTATTGCAACAGCTATTTTGATTTTCTGCTTTTTTTCTAGTCCTTGTAAGAATTCGTTAAATTGATTTCGTATTTGCTGCAATCCTTCC
The sequence above is drawn from the Clostridium formicaceticum genome and encodes:
- the fliF gene encoding flagellar basal-body MS-ring/collar protein FliF, with product MAEGLQQIRNQFNEFLQGLEKKQKIKIAVAIALILITLTAIIYYFTRPQYVVLYSNLDAKQAGEIMNTLEGSGIRAKLGETSSTILVQKPDYQRAQVVVATEGLPQARFSYEDFFSGNSFMKTSEEKSKEFIVALGNELSKIIEEIPGINKSYVTLSIPENTGFIRTTQDQSATASVFLNLDYNTTLDPNSVTGITLLVSNAVQGLNPENVTVHGPDGRVLNTTSSDSSDTFGPTDQLSLQQAVKEDLEKSITDFLSTVYGYGNVVVMANVKLDFNSEVTEIQEFSPPIDGETEGIVRSMQDLQQRVVNSPAGGAPGTDTNTEDIPQYVVEDQENSLYYEANQIINYEINELRKKIVKAQGQVQDITVAVYLNKNAINGGELTDEERRELENIVSAAAGLDTRVVQVAAQEFSNSLEEQIRLAMEAAEATGGQKIPLWALGLAAAALLGGGFFLLMRTNRRKKEASEEIMRETPIQSEDLIEEIDLELSGSQVKQQLEKLVNKKPDAVAQLLRNWLSEE